Part of the Musa acuminata AAA Group cultivar baxijiao chromosome BXJ2-7, Cavendish_Baxijiao_AAA, whole genome shotgun sequence genome is shown below.
ATGGATTCACTTTGATTATATTATATCCCTTTCTTTTATTGTTGTCCTTGTATGTTTAGCAATGCTTCCCAAATGATTATTTGTTCGAAGTCAGACATCAACATGCTGCATGAGTCCTAATGTTGGAACCGTTCAATCTCTAAAGCTTTTTTTCCTTCAAATGCCGACCCATTTGTCATATCAGCTGTGCTTATTAATACAAATGTGTAGTCTGTATATATAGCTACAAAAATTTCTGCTTTCTaatttttgggtttttttttctctaaatgctctCATAAGGCATCATTCAGGCAGATCCATCAGTGTTGCATATCCCTCATCTAATCTCTGTAATGAATGGGTGCAAAAGATTCCTGATCAAAATTAATCAATATGACAAAAATTGGAACTAGCTAACATGAGAGTTTAAGGTCAAACTAATAATTATTAtctatttttgagttaaaagcagACCCAAGTTAATTAAAATGCTTAGGCTTGCCTGATTCAACTAGCCCAAACCTACACCCAGACAATCCACACTGGTGCTCAGTATTTATTCTTGATATCATTTATGATTCTCATAACTTTGTTTTGGTTCAGATCTTTGCCACTCCACTCATTTTTCAGCCTTTTGTTGTGCTACTGATTCAACTTCATTATTCAATGCATGAGTCCAAATAAACATACACTACAATTCCAGCTAGAGCTGGAATGGGTCCATTGAGATGGGATACAAGGGAATATGGGGCTGACCCAACAGCGATCCCCATAGGAACCAGGTGAGGTTGGTCGTTTATGGTAATGCTTTGATTTACACCTTGCTACCATGGAACATGTGTATCTCTTTGTAGGTAGATATCTGATAGGAGACTTTCATATTTGTGACACTCATCCTTTTGCTCCTGTAGTACCTCCATGTAGATATTGCCTGTCACATATTTCGAATTTCCCTGCCTTCACCTTAGAACCTCTCATTTCTGGATTGGTTATGGGTTTCATGAAACTGGAAGTGAACCAGTCAAGAAAAAAGGTAATCAAGATTATAAGGGCAAGGAAAACATTGCTGTTCAGCCATACAGCTAAATACAATGTGAATGACATTAGAGACTGAATTATTCATAAAGCTTCCATAcacattgctaaatgtgcaagtACTAGTTTAAGTCATTTTGTTGATATCATCAATGGTTGTCCATGGGCAGAACCAAAGCTTCCTACCCTGCTGAAGATGCTGATATGCATTCAAAACGAACTGGATGAGAATGCTGCTTTTCCACTAGTCTGCGACTTGATGACGACTGAACTTCCAGATACTGCTTGTCCATATCATCTGTCGTTTTAACCTGGCTTCTTTCTCTGGTGCTCCTGTATCAATATAACAAAGTCATAGAAAACAGCTTCATCAGATGCTGGAATCTGGACGCTACATGCACTTGGTGAATTTGATTTTGCGCATCGAGATTTACATGTAGGGATGTAATGTTGAAACCACATTTTTCACTGTTGTTCTGCCAGTTCGGCTATGTGCCTGCTAGAGATGGAAATATCAACAAGTTTCTGATGGAAAATGTTTTTacactgctgctgctgttgttgttgttgttttggtTATCCTTCTCCAAGACTAAGCTGAGATTCTAGCAGAAAGCCGGTTCTGGTTGTTGGATTATATTATGGACACATTGTCTGAATCGAACTTGTGAGGTCTGTTTTCCACAACAATGTAGGCTTACGAACACAAGTTTGTCGTAAATCAAACGATTCACCAGCATATGGTCACAGAATTTTGTGAAACTTTATATATACGAGAGTTTTTATTTTCAGAACATGATAGCAAGGACAaagaatggtttccttttcttcctcctcgTATTGGCCACGCAGCTGAAGCTTCCGTTGTTAGTAGATGCTTCGTATCTAGTTTTGCTTAATGTCGAAGCTTGAATGTGAACCAGAGACGCCTTAGCTTCCAGGAACATACATTGATATGCTGAACAACTCTCGCATAATTTGGGTCACGATTCACGGAGACCCTTTCGAGTACCGAGTTGAGTCACGGCTCGAGTTCCGACTGACGGACGCCAACGACGACCGCGTCATCCTTTAGATAATCCATCGGCTGCTGAGCACGTGAGACGCACGCGAGAGGAATCGAGTCTGTTAAGATGGGGGGCCAAACTCGAAAGAGGGCCGCAAAGTCTTCTCTGTCGCCTTTTGTTTTTGAACCGACTCTCATCCCCCAAATCTCCCCGCCATGGCGTCCCCcacctcctccgcctccgccgccccCTCCTCGGCCCCGGACCCCCCCGCCGCGGCCGCCGCCCATCCCCTCCCGAGGCCGTCCTTCGTCTCCCCGCCTCTCCGCCCCCCGCCGCTCTTCTCCTCCCAGCCCCTCCTCGGAAAACCCCTAAACCCTCCCCCTCCCCCGCCACCTCAGGGCTTCCTCTACCACCACCGCGGCTTCCCGCCGAGGCCCGCTTCCCGGCCTCCCCCGGCCGCCGCCGATCAGGCCGTCTCGGTGGCCAGTCCGGCCGGGTACATCCGTAACACGACCCCCACCGCTGTCATGACCTTTGCTGCCGTCACCCAGGCCAGGCCCTTCGTGTACGGCACTTCCGATCAGATGGTCGCGCAGGTGCACGTGCCGATCCACCACGTGAGGCCGCCTCCCGCGCCTTCAGCTCAGCAGTCCGCGACGCCTCTTGTGGTCCCGAGGCCCACCGTCGCCGCCGCTGGCCCTCCACAGAGCATTCCAGTAGCCGCCCTACCAAaggtttttagtgttatttttttcccctctctctctctctctctctctctctctctcatctttgtctttcttcctctctttctttaCAATTTACGTCAATCTCGCCTTTTCTTTATGTAGTCATCACAACACCTGTGTTGTTCTCTGTAGCGATATTTGCACATATAATCTTCATTGTGGATATTAGTATCTTCTTGTATAGCAAAGGGATTGACCTCTGATTCCCATTTCATTTGTTTTCATTAAATCTTAAATTGATCAGGTAACGCTACTCCCATCAGTATCCTCAACGCAAGAAAACAAAAATGTTAAGGAGAGGTAAGTGGCAAATCCCATTATTTCTTTACGTGTTTGTGTTTCTGCCTGCAAGCACTGATCGGACTGAATTATGCAGGGACAAGATAAGGGAAGATGATATTTTCATGATTAACGATCGAAAAGTAAGCAAGACACAGGGATTTGTTTGATATTTTCATGACTTTGTGTGAAcggggaaaaaaaaaattaaacgtaGTTGCATATATCTTGTTAGTTATGTCTTCAATGTTAACTGCAAAGCTTGATAGATTTAGCATACTAAAGTATTCTTCATGAGTAGTTGATTTACATAAATTATTATTGAAATTGGCATTGTAAAATAGCCCTGAATTACAAACGAGACCGAGTTTCTATCAACTATAGGCTGTAGCTGGAGTATTACATGTGAAGATTAGTTGAGTGAATATACATGTCTAATGTTATGGAAATTTCATGGATATGCCATGTCAAACTCTTTCTTGATTAACATAGCATTTGATGCATTTTAGAATATTGGAGTTAACACTGTTTGCTTATATTTTTGTAGAAtaatatgttaacttgaaacctTTTATGTGAAAACAGCATGTTGTCTTTCATTTTTTAGCATTCACATAATTGATAAGTTATGCACATCTCTGTTTATTGTTGACTTGGTTTTGCAAGAAGGAATTCTAAGGGCCTACATTAATTTTGGTGCCCAGTTGCAGCCTTTGATTGATAGATTAGAGTTGGTGCAACGTTATTACTGGATTTAGCTCAGTCATCCAATTGTTTGCATAAAGTATTTCTTCATCAGTAAAAACATTTCTGCATTTGTTCATATTTCCAATTAGCAGATGGCTTCAATAATAGCTATTTTCTTGTGGGCATCCTTTATCAATAGATAATGTCGCATGATAATTGCAAAATAAAATCCTTGGGTGTCTTCCAAGCTCTAGAATTTGTAAGAGGACTAGTTAGATAGAATTCCAGTGGACAGGCTATATCGAAACGGCTATTCTGGATGACTTATACCGTTGTCATTAATTGTGCTGATTGAATTTCTAGTGCTATGGCCCTGTAAGGAGTTCTGTAATTTTTTAGCAGTTCGTTGTATGTTAAACATGCTAGGGTTCATGTATGATGTAACAGGCATAAATTCAGACCTTAATATCATAATCTATGGGCAgttgtatataatttttttttaaagctcaTTATTGATGGTACCTTTCTGCTGATTGAAGGTTAGAGTACTGGACGGATGCACGCCCTCTCTCTATTCTCTTTGTAGATCATGGGTGCGGAACGGTCAGTCTCATGAAATTCAGGTCGACATATCCCTCAAATGAGCTTTGCCCCTCAAGCTATAGAAAAACTTTTTGTTCTCTTGCCATATCTATTTGCTATGTGAAGTTTTTATGCATTTGGAGCTTCTATGCTTGGTATATTTATAAGTATTTATTTTGAATGGTAGTTACTTGCTCTATCATTTCAaatggagttttttttttttcaagaagtcTTGCCTTTTTTTTTATAGTTTGG
Proteins encoded:
- the LOC135617038 gene encoding leucine-rich repeat extensin-like protein 3 — protein: MASPTSSASAAPSSAPDPPAAAAAHPLPRPSFVSPPLRPPPLFSSQPLLGKPLNPPPPPPPQGFLYHHRGFPPRPASRPPPAAADQAVSVASPAGYIRNTTPTAVMTFAAVTQARPFVYGTSDQMVAQVHVPIHHVRPPPAPSAQQSATPLVVPRPTVAAAGPPQSIPVAALPKVTLLPSVSSTQENKNVKERDKIREDDIFMINDRKVRVLDGCTPSLYSLCRSWVRNGQSHEIQSNFGDAEKLLPRPLPASMIDSQVMKQHENDAEAEVIEEEEPVGSVEELSERDLLEIHIKHAKSVRARLRKERLRRIERCKQRLALLLPPPSELGRNETAP